The following are encoded together in the Citrus sinensis cultivar Valencia sweet orange chromosome 1, DVS_A1.0, whole genome shotgun sequence genome:
- the LOC102620904 gene encoding aspartate aminotransferase, cytoplasmic-like isoform X3 has protein sequence MESKNSEKAKESDGDSAFEQVARAADIPIYAVMAAFREDPSPMKLNLGFGVYRTEEGKPLLLNAVRQAEQLLVNDLSADKEYLPITGLPEFNKLSAKLIFGADSPAIKENRVSTVQCLSGSGSLRIGADFLAKHYYQHTVYLSQPTYGNHPNFFAAAGLAMKTYHYYDPKTNGLDFQGMLQDLGAAPSGAIVLLQASGHNPTGIDPTAQQWEQIRQLMRLKRLLPFFDCAYQVCKTTDVASRVESQLKLLIRPMYSNPPIHGASIVTAILKDREMYSQWVTELKQLTDRIATLRQQLHLALLDRVLAGTPGDWSHITRQVGMFSLTGLNAEQVAFLIKEYHIYMSPDGRINMAGLSSKAVPYLADAIHAAVTLV, from the exons ATGGAGTCAAAGAATTCTGAAAAAGCAAAGGAATCTGATGGCGATTCTGCTTTTGAACAAGTTGCTCGGGCTGCAGATATTCCCATCTATGCG GTGATGGCTGCTTTCAGAGAAGACCCCAGCCCAATGAAGCTGAATTTAGGCTTTGGCGTTTATCGTACAGAG GAAGGAAAGCCACTGCTTCTTAATGCAGTTAGGCAAGCTGAGCAGTTACTAGTTAATGACTT GTCTGCCGATAAGGAGTACTTGCCCATTACGGGTCTTccagaatttaataaattgagtgCCAAGCTTATTTTTGGTGCTGACAG CCCTGCTATCAAGGAGAACAGGGTGAGCACTGTCCAGTGCTTATCTGGTAGTGGCTCACTGAGGATTGGAGCTGATTTTTTAGCAAAACATTACTACCAA CACACAGTGTACTTGTCCCAGCCAACATATGGAAATCATCCGAATTTTTTTGCTGCAGCAGGGTTAGCTATGAAGACTTACCATTACTATGATCCCAAAACAAATGGGCTGGACTTTCAAG GCATGTTGCAAGACCTTGGTGCTGCTCCATCAGGAGCCATTGTGCTTCTCCAAGCATCTGGTCATAATCCTACCGGAATTGATCCAACTGCCCAGCAGTGGGAGCAAATCAGACAGTTGATGAGATTAAAAAGGCTATTACCTTTTTTTGATTGTGCTTATCAG gtTTGCAAGACAACTGATGTTGCTAGCCGGGTTGAGAGCCAGCTGAAACTTTTGATTAGACCTATGTACTCGAATCCTCCCATTCATGGTGCATCCATAGTGACTGCTATCTTGAAGGATAG GGAAATGTACAGTCAGTGGGTAACTGAGCTGAAGCAATTGACTGATCGAATTGCCACCTTGCGCCAACAATTGCATCTTGCTTTGCTAGATAGAG TTTTGGCAGGTACCCCTGGTGACTGGAGCCATATAACCAGGCAGGTCGGAATGTTTTCTCTAACTGGATTGAACGCAGAGCAAGTTGCCTTCTTGATCAAAGAATACCACATCTATATGTCACCTGATGG gAGGATTAACATGGCTGGGCTGAGCTCTAAGGCAGTTCCTTATCTTGCTGATGCAATCCATGCAGCTGTCACCCTCGTCTAA
- the LOC102621670 gene encoding aspartate aminotransferase, cytoplasmic isoform X2: protein MSSGGHGSATDRRLNALFRHLSSSARMDPQQLNSIAASPTSANQNDSVFSHVVRAPEDPILGVTVAYNKDPSPVKLNLGVGAYRTEEGKPLVLNVVRKAEQQLVNDRSRVKEYLPIVGLAEFNKLSAKLILGADSPAIRENRVTTVQCLSGTGSLRVGAEFLARHYHQRTIYIPQPTWGNHPKVFTLAGLSVKSYRYYDPATRGLNFQGLLEDLGSAPAGAIVLLHACAHNPTGVDPTLQQWERIRQLMRSKGLLPFFDSAYQGFASGSLDSDAQSVRMFVADGGECFIAQSYAKNLGLYGERVGALSIVCKTADVAGRVESQVKLVIRPMYSNPPIHGASIVAAILRDRDLFNEWTFELKAMADRIISMRQKLFDALRARGTPGDWSHIFKQIGMFTFTGLNPQQVAFMTKDYHIYMTSDGRISMAGLSSKTVPHLADAIHAAVTLVS, encoded by the exons ATGTCAAGCGGAGGCCACGGCTCAGCAACTGATCGCAGACTAAACGCTCTGTTCAGACACCTCTCATCGTCTGCGAGGATGGACCCTCAACAACTAAACTCAATCGCAGCTTCCCCAACTTCCGCCAATCAAAACGACTCCGTTTTCTCCCACGTCGTTCGCGCCCCCGAAGATCCCATTCTCGGC GTGACGGTTGCGTATAACAAGGATCCAAGTCCGGTGAAGTTGAATTTGGGAGTCGGTGCTTATCGAACTGAg GAAGGCAAGCCTTTGGTTTTGAATGTTGTGAGAAAAGCGGAGCAGCAGCTTGTTAATGACAG GTCCCGTGTTAAGGAATATCTTCCTATTGTTGGATTGGCTGAATTCAATAAATTGAGTGCTAAGCTCATTTTGGGTGCTGACAG CCCTGCTATCCGAGAGAATCGAGTTACTACAGTTCAGTGCTTGTCCGGTACTGGTTCTTTGAGAGTTGGAGCTGAATTTTTGGCTAGACATTATCATCAA CGCACAATATACATTCCCCAGCCAACATGGGGAAACCACCCGAAAGTTTTCACTTTGGCTGGACTATCTGTGAAATCTTACCGTTACTATGATCCTGCAACACGTGGTCTTAACTTCCAAG GCTTGTTGGAAGACCTTGGTTCTGCCCCAGCTGGTGCTATTGTGCTCCTCCATGCATGTGCTCACAACCCCACTGGTGTGGATCCCACTCTTCAGCAGTGGGAACGAATCAGGCAGCTGATGAGATCTAAGGGGTTGCTACCTTTTTTTGATAGTGCTTATCAG gGTTTTGCAAGTGGAAGTCTGGATTCAGATGCGCAATCTGTTCGCATGTTTGTTGCTGATGGTGGTGAATGCTTTATAGCTCAAAGTTATGCAAAGAACTTGGGGCTTTATGGGGAACGTGTTGGGGCTCTAAGCATT GTCTGCAAGACAGCTGATGTGGCAGGCAGGGTTGAGAGCCAGGTGAAACTTGTGATCAGGCCCATGTATTCAAATCCACCCATTCACGGCGCATCTATTGTTGCTGCCATTTTGAGGGACAG GGACTTGTTCAATGAGTGGACTTTTGAGTTGAAGGCAATGGCTGATCGCATCATCAGCATGAGACAGAAACTTTTTGATGCCTTACGTGCTAGAG GTACACCCGGTGATTGGAGTCACATTTTTAAGCAGATTGGAATGTTTACTTTCACTGGGCTGAACCCTCAGCAAGTCGCCTTCATGACTAAAGACTATCATATCTACATGACCTCTGATGG GAGGATTAGCATGGCGGGTCTGAGCTCAAAAACAGTCCCACATCTTGCAGATGCAATTCATGCAGCTGTTACACTTGTTTCCTAA
- the LOC102620904 gene encoding aspartate aminotransferase, cytoplasmic-like isoform X2: MESKNSEKAKESDGDSAFEQVARAADIPIYAVMAAFREDPSPMKLNLGFGVYRTEEGKPLLLNAVRQAEQLLVNDLSADKEYLPITGLPEFNKLSAKLIFGADSPAIKENRVSTVQCLSGSGSLRIGADFLAKHYYQHTVYLSQPTYGNHPNFFAAAGLAMKTYHYYDPKTNGLDFQGMLQDLGAAPSGAIVLLQASGHNPTGIDPTAQQWEQIRQLMRLKRLLPFFDCAYQGFVMNMDADALPVRMFVADGGECLVAQSYSKTMGLYGERVGALSVVCKTTDVASRVESQLKLLIRPMYSNPPIHGASIVTAILKDREMYSQWVTELKQLTDRIATLRQQLHLALLDRGTPGDWSHITRQVGMFSLTGLNAEQVAFLIKEYHIYMSPDGRINMAGLSSKAVPYLADAIHAAVTLV; encoded by the exons ATGGAGTCAAAGAATTCTGAAAAAGCAAAGGAATCTGATGGCGATTCTGCTTTTGAACAAGTTGCTCGGGCTGCAGATATTCCCATCTATGCG GTGATGGCTGCTTTCAGAGAAGACCCCAGCCCAATGAAGCTGAATTTAGGCTTTGGCGTTTATCGTACAGAG GAAGGAAAGCCACTGCTTCTTAATGCAGTTAGGCAAGCTGAGCAGTTACTAGTTAATGACTT GTCTGCCGATAAGGAGTACTTGCCCATTACGGGTCTTccagaatttaataaattgagtgCCAAGCTTATTTTTGGTGCTGACAG CCCTGCTATCAAGGAGAACAGGGTGAGCACTGTCCAGTGCTTATCTGGTAGTGGCTCACTGAGGATTGGAGCTGATTTTTTAGCAAAACATTACTACCAA CACACAGTGTACTTGTCCCAGCCAACATATGGAAATCATCCGAATTTTTTTGCTGCAGCAGGGTTAGCTATGAAGACTTACCATTACTATGATCCCAAAACAAATGGGCTGGACTTTCAAG GCATGTTGCAAGACCTTGGTGCTGCTCCATCAGGAGCCATTGTGCTTCTCCAAGCATCTGGTCATAATCCTACCGGAATTGATCCAACTGCCCAGCAGTGGGAGCAAATCAGACAGTTGATGAGATTAAAAAGGCTATTACCTTTTTTTGATTGTGCTTATCAG GGTTTTGTCATGAATATGGATGCTGATGCACTGCCTGTTCGCATGTTTGTCGCTGACGGTGGTGAATGTCTAGTAGCTCAGTCTTATTCAAAAACTATGGGACTATATGGGGAACGTGTTGGCGCACTAAGTGTT gtTTGCAAGACAACTGATGTTGCTAGCCGGGTTGAGAGCCAGCTGAAACTTTTGATTAGACCTATGTACTCGAATCCTCCCATTCATGGTGCATCCATAGTGACTGCTATCTTGAAGGATAG GGAAATGTACAGTCAGTGGGTAACTGAGCTGAAGCAATTGACTGATCGAATTGCCACCTTGCGCCAACAATTGCATCTTGCTTTGCTAGATAGAG GTACCCCTGGTGACTGGAGCCATATAACCAGGCAGGTCGGAATGTTTTCTCTAACTGGATTGAACGCAGAGCAAGTTGCCTTCTTGATCAAAGAATACCACATCTATATGTCACCTGATGG gAGGATTAACATGGCTGGGCTGAGCTCTAAGGCAGTTCCTTATCTTGCTGATGCAATCCATGCAGCTGTCACCCTCGTCTAA
- the LOC102621670 gene encoding aspartate aminotransferase, cytoplasmic isoform X1 — protein sequence MSSGGHGSATDRRLNALFRHLSSSARMDPQQLNSIAASPTSANQNDSVFSHVVRAPEDPILGVTVAYNKDPSPVKLNLGVGAYRTEEGKPLVLNVVRKAEQQLVNDRSRVKEYLPIVGLAEFNKLSAKLILGADSPAIRENRVTTVQCLSGTGSLRVGAEFLARHYHQRTIYIPQPTWGNHPKVFTLAGLSVKSYRYYDPATRGLNFQGLLEDLGSAPAGAIVLLHACAHNPTGVDPTLQQWERIRQLMRSKGLLPFFDSAYQGFASGSLDSDAQSVRMFVADGGECFIAQSYAKNLGLYGERVGALSIVCKTADVAGRVESQVKLVIRPMYSNPPIHGASIVAAILRDRDLFNEWTFELKAMADRIISMRQKLFDALRAREIWYIAGTPGDWSHIFKQIGMFTFTGLNPQQVAFMTKDYHIYMTSDGRISMAGLSSKTVPHLADAIHAAVTLVS from the exons ATGTCAAGCGGAGGCCACGGCTCAGCAACTGATCGCAGACTAAACGCTCTGTTCAGACACCTCTCATCGTCTGCGAGGATGGACCCTCAACAACTAAACTCAATCGCAGCTTCCCCAACTTCCGCCAATCAAAACGACTCCGTTTTCTCCCACGTCGTTCGCGCCCCCGAAGATCCCATTCTCGGC GTGACGGTTGCGTATAACAAGGATCCAAGTCCGGTGAAGTTGAATTTGGGAGTCGGTGCTTATCGAACTGAg GAAGGCAAGCCTTTGGTTTTGAATGTTGTGAGAAAAGCGGAGCAGCAGCTTGTTAATGACAG GTCCCGTGTTAAGGAATATCTTCCTATTGTTGGATTGGCTGAATTCAATAAATTGAGTGCTAAGCTCATTTTGGGTGCTGACAG CCCTGCTATCCGAGAGAATCGAGTTACTACAGTTCAGTGCTTGTCCGGTACTGGTTCTTTGAGAGTTGGAGCTGAATTTTTGGCTAGACATTATCATCAA CGCACAATATACATTCCCCAGCCAACATGGGGAAACCACCCGAAAGTTTTCACTTTGGCTGGACTATCTGTGAAATCTTACCGTTACTATGATCCTGCAACACGTGGTCTTAACTTCCAAG GCTTGTTGGAAGACCTTGGTTCTGCCCCAGCTGGTGCTATTGTGCTCCTCCATGCATGTGCTCACAACCCCACTGGTGTGGATCCCACTCTTCAGCAGTGGGAACGAATCAGGCAGCTGATGAGATCTAAGGGGTTGCTACCTTTTTTTGATAGTGCTTATCAG gGTTTTGCAAGTGGAAGTCTGGATTCAGATGCGCAATCTGTTCGCATGTTTGTTGCTGATGGTGGTGAATGCTTTATAGCTCAAAGTTATGCAAAGAACTTGGGGCTTTATGGGGAACGTGTTGGGGCTCTAAGCATT GTCTGCAAGACAGCTGATGTGGCAGGCAGGGTTGAGAGCCAGGTGAAACTTGTGATCAGGCCCATGTATTCAAATCCACCCATTCACGGCGCATCTATTGTTGCTGCCATTTTGAGGGACAG GGACTTGTTCAATGAGTGGACTTTTGAGTTGAAGGCAATGGCTGATCGCATCATCAGCATGAGACAGAAACTTTTTGATGCCTTACGTGCTAGAG AGATATGGTACATTGCAGGTACACCCGGTGATTGGAGTCACATTTTTAAGCAGATTGGAATGTTTACTTTCACTGGGCTGAACCCTCAGCAAGTCGCCTTCATGACTAAAGACTATCATATCTACATGACCTCTGATGG GAGGATTAGCATGGCGGGTCTGAGCTCAAAAACAGTCCCACATCTTGCAGATGCAATTCATGCAGCTGTTACACTTGTTTCCTAA
- the LOC102620904 gene encoding aspartate aminotransferase, cytoplasmic-like isoform X1 translates to MESKNSEKAKESDGDSAFEQVARAADIPIYAVMAAFREDPSPMKLNLGFGVYRTEEGKPLLLNAVRQAEQLLVNDLSADKEYLPITGLPEFNKLSAKLIFGADSPAIKENRVSTVQCLSGSGSLRIGADFLAKHYYQHTVYLSQPTYGNHPNFFAAAGLAMKTYHYYDPKTNGLDFQGMLQDLGAAPSGAIVLLQASGHNPTGIDPTAQQWEQIRQLMRLKRLLPFFDCAYQGFVMNMDADALPVRMFVADGGECLVAQSYSKTMGLYGERVGALSVVCKTTDVASRVESQLKLLIRPMYSNPPIHGASIVTAILKDREMYSQWVTELKQLTDRIATLRQQLHLALLDRVLAGTPGDWSHITRQVGMFSLTGLNAEQVAFLIKEYHIYMSPDGRINMAGLSSKAVPYLADAIHAAVTLV, encoded by the exons ATGGAGTCAAAGAATTCTGAAAAAGCAAAGGAATCTGATGGCGATTCTGCTTTTGAACAAGTTGCTCGGGCTGCAGATATTCCCATCTATGCG GTGATGGCTGCTTTCAGAGAAGACCCCAGCCCAATGAAGCTGAATTTAGGCTTTGGCGTTTATCGTACAGAG GAAGGAAAGCCACTGCTTCTTAATGCAGTTAGGCAAGCTGAGCAGTTACTAGTTAATGACTT GTCTGCCGATAAGGAGTACTTGCCCATTACGGGTCTTccagaatttaataaattgagtgCCAAGCTTATTTTTGGTGCTGACAG CCCTGCTATCAAGGAGAACAGGGTGAGCACTGTCCAGTGCTTATCTGGTAGTGGCTCACTGAGGATTGGAGCTGATTTTTTAGCAAAACATTACTACCAA CACACAGTGTACTTGTCCCAGCCAACATATGGAAATCATCCGAATTTTTTTGCTGCAGCAGGGTTAGCTATGAAGACTTACCATTACTATGATCCCAAAACAAATGGGCTGGACTTTCAAG GCATGTTGCAAGACCTTGGTGCTGCTCCATCAGGAGCCATTGTGCTTCTCCAAGCATCTGGTCATAATCCTACCGGAATTGATCCAACTGCCCAGCAGTGGGAGCAAATCAGACAGTTGATGAGATTAAAAAGGCTATTACCTTTTTTTGATTGTGCTTATCAG GGTTTTGTCATGAATATGGATGCTGATGCACTGCCTGTTCGCATGTTTGTCGCTGACGGTGGTGAATGTCTAGTAGCTCAGTCTTATTCAAAAACTATGGGACTATATGGGGAACGTGTTGGCGCACTAAGTGTT gtTTGCAAGACAACTGATGTTGCTAGCCGGGTTGAGAGCCAGCTGAAACTTTTGATTAGACCTATGTACTCGAATCCTCCCATTCATGGTGCATCCATAGTGACTGCTATCTTGAAGGATAG GGAAATGTACAGTCAGTGGGTAACTGAGCTGAAGCAATTGACTGATCGAATTGCCACCTTGCGCCAACAATTGCATCTTGCTTTGCTAGATAGAG TTTTGGCAGGTACCCCTGGTGACTGGAGCCATATAACCAGGCAGGTCGGAATGTTTTCTCTAACTGGATTGAACGCAGAGCAAGTTGCCTTCTTGATCAAAGAATACCACATCTATATGTCACCTGATGG gAGGATTAACATGGCTGGGCTGAGCTCTAAGGCAGTTCCTTATCTTGCTGATGCAATCCATGCAGCTGTCACCCTCGTCTAA